A single Amphiprion ocellaris isolate individual 3 ecotype Okinawa chromosome 1, ASM2253959v1, whole genome shotgun sequence DNA region contains:
- the LOC111578892 gene encoding forkhead box protein B1-like, with protein MPRPGRNTYSDQKPPYSYISLTAMAIQSCPEKMLPLSEIYKFIMDRFPYYRENTQRWQNSLRHNLSFNDCFIKIPRRPDQPGKGSFWALHPNCGDMFENGSFLRRRKRFKVGSLQPPDPLGPSKPQDAAHFLQQQQAKLRLSALHAAAHLPPLPAGYNLSSAPPPSGFKHPFAIENIIAREYKVPGGLAAFSPAGYPLHSQLPPAWPHMYGSGMMDPAAPIGDYSAYGMPLKSMCHGQTLPAIPVPIKPTPGSVPGLPGLPAHIPAFLANSPQSLSPTSPQTGQSSPAAPGETLQSAVTVH; from the coding sequence ATGCCTCGTCCCGGCAGGAACACGTACAGCGACCAGAAGCCTCCGTACTCGTACATCTCCCTGACGGCCATGGCCATCCAGAGCTGCCCGGAGAAGATGCTGCCGCTCAGCGAGATCTACAAGTTCATCATGGACCGGTTCCCGTACTACCGGGAGAACACGCAGCGCTGGCAGAACTCTCTGCGCCACAACCTGTCCTTCAACGACTGCTTCATCAAGATCCCCCGCAGACCGGACCAGCCCGGGAAGGGCAGCTTCTGGGCGCTGCACCCGAACTGCGGCGACATGTTCGAGAACGGAAGTTTTCTGCGGCGCAGGAAGCGCTTCAAGGTGGGCAGCCTGCAGCCGCCCGACCCGCTGGGCCCCAGCAAGCCGCAGGACGCCGCGCacttcctgcagcagcagcaggccaaGCTGCGGCTCAGCGCGCTGCACGCCGCCGCGCACCTGCCGCCGCTGCCGGCCGGATACAACCTGAGCTCCGCGCCGCCGCCGTCCGGCTTCAAGCATCCGTTCGCCATCGAGAACATCATCGCCCGGGAGTACAAGGTCCCCGGCGGCCTGGCGGCCTTCAGCCCCGCCGGGTACCCGCTGCACAGCCAGCTGCCGCCCGCCTGGCCGCACATGTACGGCTCCGGGATGATGGACCCGGCGGCGCCCATCGGCGACTACTCGGCCTACGGGATGCCGTTAAAGTCCATGTGCCACGGACAGACGCTGCCCGCCATCCCGGTGCCCATCAAACCGACGCCCGGCTCGGTGCCCGGGCTGCCGGGGCTCCCCGCccacatcccggccttcctggcgAACTCTCCCCAGTCCCTGAGCCCCACGTCCCCGCAGACCGGACAGAGCAGCCCGGCGGCGCCCGGAGAGACGCTGCAGTCCGCGGTGACGGTTCACTGA